The Oncorhynchus tshawytscha isolate Ot180627B linkage group LG20, Otsh_v2.0, whole genome shotgun sequence genome has a window encoding:
- the LOC112220401 gene encoding amyloid-beta A4 precursor protein-binding family A member 1 isoform X3, giving the protein MSHKQQGEQLGDAVGEEQKSPAAPRNRHPNGTAGGGGGEGVPVRRSWRPCQMLGQDGQDPYLHHHHHHHPSIPHQGSGRGPPRHHRRSPSGQGLSSQGEGVAMEPPRHTQPPRPGVARYRRQGEPRVRVHRRRQPPRDIQEIHDPPFPHHWSSDASLTEQSDMTGPATMKQQHLMHSPQPHHTQDSGAPDLTAGTLTPTHHTPCPPAPDIPPQELLPPLTNRDSPQPQEDEEKEEEGCSSSITQSVSAQSGSDIQTDLEWNQEQGGHGQGDLKDTSLGEEDKRERDLGEDNQEDGTNGHCSDTDSAASLSMEAPSLSPPPRQSPPTSPSPFSPPPLQSELSDQCSDEFSPSPTHDTDIMPDDESCTDSPLSHSESFTFTDSYPKTYAEFYYESYPQSESITESYTEPYAKSYPQSFPEPLKLINYPDLDRELHMRSEADPDEPYAEPYPEPYSCRQREHVYKGATDTEPPTNPQPHASWPGREVGLPQTSPPWQGRSVGSRLHHYDDTTSDGEGDSLKESSSSQSLGPPPRYVQGETQAEYPSSGQPSLGELQDEQARMELRLPAEGLSEDSVRGSGNAISLAIRDIREAIEEVKTKTVRSPYTPDQPIEPVWVMRQEVSPTEEEYSPQQPPGGNPVSQSPSHYTQVPARDTVPNPAQVLGQVPEPVCPVRAESSRTHQVQHREHREQKEPPRPPSIEEIRRSMPFFPSYVEVPGPCDPEDLIDGIIFAASYLGSTHLLSERTPTKSARMQQAQEAMSRVRTAQKQAKHRKKTEDEVPSSTEVDLFMSTQRIKVLNVDTQQESMMDLPLRTISYIADIGNMVVLMARGKMVRSRSAQENLNQTTDHSDHTNSPARDDLPQYRMVCHVFESEDAQLIAQSIGQAFSVAYQEFLRANGIDPEDLSQREYSDLLNTQDMYNDDLIHFSKSENCRDVNIEKQKGEMLGVVIVESGWGSILPTVIIASMMHSGPAEKSGRLNIGDQIMTINGTSLVGLPLCTCQSIIKGLKAQCRIKLNIVRCPPVTMVLIRRPDLRYQLGFSVQNGIICSLMRGGIAERGGVRVGHRIIEINSQSVVATPHEKIVDILSNAVGEIHMKTMPAAMYRLLTAQEQPVYI; this is encoded by the exons ATGAGCCACAAGCAGCAGGGGGAGCAGCTAGGTGATGCTGTGGGGGAGGAGCAGAAGTCTCCAGCTGCTCCCAGAAACAGGCATCCCAATGGCACAGcaggaggaggcggaggagaggGTGTCCCTGTCCGGAGAAGTTGGAGACCCTGCCAAATGCTCGGTCAGGACGGGCAGGATCCTTAtcttcatcaccaccaccatcatcatccctCTATTCCGCACCAAGGCTCGGGCCGCGGTCCCCCACGGCACCATAGGCGTTCACCCTCAGGGCAGGGCCTGTCCAGCCAGGGGGAGGGAGTGGCTATGGAGCCTCCTCGCCACACCCAGCCGCCCCGCCCTGGCGTGGCCCGCTACCGCCGCCAGGGGGAGCCCAGGGTCAGAGTTCACAGACGGAGACAGCCGCCGAGAGACATCCAAGAGATCCACGACCCGCCATTTCCACATCATTGGTCATCTGACGCTTCTCTGACTGAGCAGAGTGACATGACTGGTCCAGCAACAATGAAGCAGCAGCACCTCATGCACTCCCCTCAACCCCACCACACACAGGACAGTGGAGCACCTGACCTTACTGCTGGTACTCTTAcgccaacacaccacacaccatgtcccccTGCACCTGATATCCCCCCTCAAGAGCTGCTACCACCCCTTACCAACAGAGATTCTCCCCAGCCtcaggaggatgaggagaaggaggaggaagggtgcAGCTCATCCATAACTCAGTCTGTTAGTGCTCAGAGTGGATCTGACATCCAGACAGACCTAGAGTGGAACCAAGAGCAGGGGGGCCATGGACAAGGGGACCTAAAAGACACAAGTCTTGGAGAAGaggacaaaagagagagggatTTGGGAGAGGACAACCAGGAAGATGGAACAAATGGCCACTGTTCTGACACTGATAGTGCTGCCTCTCTAAGCATGGAGGCTCCGTCCCTGAGCCCACCTCCTCGCCAATCACCAcctacctctccatctccattCTCGCCCCCTCCACTTCAGTCTGAGCTCTCGGACCAATGTAGTGATGAGTTTAGCCCAAGCCCCACTCACGACACTGACATAATGCCTGACGATGAGAGCTGCACTGATTCTCCATTGTCCCATTCCGAATCTTTCACCTTTACAGACTCGTATCCAAAGACCTATGCAGAATTTTATTATGAGTCCTACCCACAGTCAGAATCCATCACAGAATCCTACACAGAGCCCTACGCAAAATCCTACCCCCAGTCTTTCCCCGAACCCTTGAAATTAATTAATTATCCAGACTTAGACAGAGAGCTCCACATGAGATCTGAGGCCGACCCTGATGAGCCATATGCAGAACCCTACCCAGAGCCCTATAGTTGTAGACAGAGGGAGCATGTTTATAAGGGAGCTACAGACACTGAGCCACCCACTAATCCACAACCCCATGCCTCCTGGCCAGGTAGGGAGGTGGGGTTACCACAGACCAGCCCCCCTTGGCAGGGTCGCTCAGTTGGCTCAAGACTGCACCACTACGATGACACTACGTCTGATGGGGAGGGTGACAGCCTTAAAGAAAGCTCCAGCTCTCAAAGCCTGGGGCCACCTCCCAGGTATGTGCAGGGTGAAACCCAGGCAGAGTATCCCAGCTCTGGGCAGCCTAGTTTAGGCGAGTTACAGGATGAGCAGGCCAGGATGGAGCTCAGGCTTCCAGCGGAAGGCCTTTCAGAGGACAGTGTCAGAGGATCAGGGAATGCTATCTCTCTGGCCATCAGGGACATCCGAGAGGCCATAGAGGAGGTGAAGACTAAGACGGTGAGATCGCCCTACACTCCTGACCAGCCCATAGAGCCTGTGTGGGTGATGAGACAGGAAGTCAGTCCTACTGAAGAGGAGTATTCCCCACAGCAGCCACCGGGAGGCAAC CCTGTCTCTCAGTCACCTTCACACTATACCCAAGTTCCAGCTCGCGACACAGTCCCAAACCCAGCCCAAGTTCTGGGGCAGGTCCCAGAGCCCGTCTGTCCTGTGAGGGCAGAGTCCTCCAGAACACACCAGGTACAGCACAGGGAGCATAGAGAGCAGAAGGAACCGCCTCGGCCTCCATCGATTGAGGAG ATCCGGCGGAGTATGCCCTTCTTTCCCTCATATGTGGAAG TCCCAGGGCCATGTGACCCAGAGGACCTGATCGATGGCATCATCTTTGCAGCCAGCTACCTGGGCTCCACCCACCTGCTGTCAGAGAGGACACCCACTAAGAGTGCCCGCATGCAGCAGGCCCAGGAGGCTATGAGCCGTGTCAGG ACCGCCCAAAAGCAAGCTAAACACAGAAAGAAG ACTGAGGATGAGGTTCCTTCCTCCACTGAAGTGGATCTCTTCATGTCTACACAGAGGATCAAAGTGCTGAACGTAGACACTCAG CAGGAGTCCATGATGGACCTGCCCCTGAGGACCATCTCCTACATTGCTGACATAGGCAACATGGTGGTGCTGATGGCCAGGGGGAAGATGGTGCGCTCCAGGAGCGCTCAGGAAAACTTGAACCAAACCACTGACCACTCTGACCACACCAACAGCCCTGCCCGTGACGACCTTCCCCAGTACAGGATGGTCTGCCACGTGTTTGAGTCAGaggat gCCCAACTCATAGCCCAGTCCATTGGCCAGGCATTCAGTGTGGCATATCAGGAGTTCCTGCGGGCCAATGGAATCGACCCAGAGGACTTGAGTCAGAGGGAGTACAGCGACCTGCTCAACACTCAGGACATGTACAACGATGACCTCATCCACTTCTCCAAGTCAGAGAACTGCAGAGAC GTTAACATCGAgaagcagaagggagagatgctGGGGGTGGTCATAGTGGAATCAGGCTGGGGCTCTATCCTGCCCACCGTCATCATTGCTAGCATGATGCATTCTGGGCCAGCAGAGAAGTCTGGTCGACTCAACATTGGTGACCAGATTATGACCATCAATGGAACAAGTCTGGTTGGACTGCCCCTCTGCACCTGCCAGAGTATCATTAAG GGTCTGAAGGCCCAGTGCAGGATCAAGTTGAACATCGTCAGGTGTCCCCCCGTCACCATGGTGCTGATCCGCAGACCAGACCTCAGATACCAGCTGGGCTTCAGCGTACAGAATGGGATT ATCTGCAGCCTGATGAGGGGTGGCATTGCTGAGAGAGGGGGGGTCCGCGTCGGTCATCGCATCATTGAGATCAACAGCCAGAGTGTGGTGGCCACGCCTCATGAGAAGATTGTTGACATCCTGTCTAATGCAGTGGGAGAG ATCCACATGAAGACTATGCCTGCAGCCATGTACCGTCTGCTGACTGCCCAGGAACAGCCAGTCTACATCTGA
- the LOC112220401 gene encoding amyloid-beta A4 precursor protein-binding family A member 1 isoform X1 → MSHKQQGEQLGDAVGEEQKSPAAPRNRHPNGTAGGGGGEGVPVRRSWRPCQMLGQDGQDPYLHHHHHHHPSIPHQGSGRGPPRHHRRSPSGQGLSSQGEGVAMEPPRHTQPPRPGVARYRRQGEPRVRVHRRRQPPRDIQEIHDPPFPHHWSSDASLTEQSDMTGPATMKQQHLMHSPQPHHTQDSGAPDLTAGTLTPTHHTPCPPAPDIPPQELLPPLTNRDSPQPQEDEEKEEEGCSSSITQSVSAQSGSDIQTDLEWNQEQGGHGQGDLKDTSLGEEDKRERDLGEDNQEDGTNGHCSDTDSAASLSMEAPSLSPPPRQSPPTSPSPFSPPPLQSELSDQCSDEFSPSPTHDTDIMPDDESCTDSPLSHSESFTFTDSYPKTYAEFYYESYPQSESITESYTEPYAKSYPQSFPEPLKLINYPDLDRELHMRSEADPDEPYAEPYPEPYSCRQREHVYKGATDTEPPTNPQPHASWPGREVGLPQTSPPWQGRSVGSRLHHYDDTTSDGEGDSLKESSSSQSLGPPPRYVQGETQAEYPSSGQPSLGELQDEQARMELRLPAEGLSEDSVRGSGNAISLAIRDIREAIEEVKTKTVRSPYTPDQPIEPVWVMRQEVSPTEEEYSPQQPPGGNVSPVSQSPSHYTQVPARDTVPNPAQVLGQVPEPVCPVRAESSRTHQVQHREHREQKEPPRPPSIEEIRRSMPFFPSYVEVPGPCDPEDLIDGIIFAASYLGSTHLLSERTPTKSARMQQAQEAMSRVRTAQKQAKHRKKTEDEVPSSTEVDLFMSTQRIKVLNVDTQQESMMDLPLRTISYIADIGNMVVLMARGKMVRSRSAQENLNQTTDHSDHTNSPARDDLPQYRMVCHVFESEDAQLIAQSIGQAFSVAYQEFLRANGIDPEDLSQREYSDLLNTQDMYNDDLIHFSKSENCRDVNIEKQKGEMLGVVIVESGWGSILPTVIIASMMHSGPAEKSGRLNIGDQIMTINGTSLVGLPLCTCQSIIKGLKAQCRIKLNIVRCPPVTMVLIRRPDLRYQLGFSVQNGIICSLMRGGIAERGGVRVGHRIIEINSQSVVATPHEKIVDILSNAVGEIHMKTMPAAMYRLLTAQEQPVYI, encoded by the exons ATGAGCCACAAGCAGCAGGGGGAGCAGCTAGGTGATGCTGTGGGGGAGGAGCAGAAGTCTCCAGCTGCTCCCAGAAACAGGCATCCCAATGGCACAGcaggaggaggcggaggagaggGTGTCCCTGTCCGGAGAAGTTGGAGACCCTGCCAAATGCTCGGTCAGGACGGGCAGGATCCTTAtcttcatcaccaccaccatcatcatccctCTATTCCGCACCAAGGCTCGGGCCGCGGTCCCCCACGGCACCATAGGCGTTCACCCTCAGGGCAGGGCCTGTCCAGCCAGGGGGAGGGAGTGGCTATGGAGCCTCCTCGCCACACCCAGCCGCCCCGCCCTGGCGTGGCCCGCTACCGCCGCCAGGGGGAGCCCAGGGTCAGAGTTCACAGACGGAGACAGCCGCCGAGAGACATCCAAGAGATCCACGACCCGCCATTTCCACATCATTGGTCATCTGACGCTTCTCTGACTGAGCAGAGTGACATGACTGGTCCAGCAACAATGAAGCAGCAGCACCTCATGCACTCCCCTCAACCCCACCACACACAGGACAGTGGAGCACCTGACCTTACTGCTGGTACTCTTAcgccaacacaccacacaccatgtcccccTGCACCTGATATCCCCCCTCAAGAGCTGCTACCACCCCTTACCAACAGAGATTCTCCCCAGCCtcaggaggatgaggagaaggaggaggaagggtgcAGCTCATCCATAACTCAGTCTGTTAGTGCTCAGAGTGGATCTGACATCCAGACAGACCTAGAGTGGAACCAAGAGCAGGGGGGCCATGGACAAGGGGACCTAAAAGACACAAGTCTTGGAGAAGaggacaaaagagagagggatTTGGGAGAGGACAACCAGGAAGATGGAACAAATGGCCACTGTTCTGACACTGATAGTGCTGCCTCTCTAAGCATGGAGGCTCCGTCCCTGAGCCCACCTCCTCGCCAATCACCAcctacctctccatctccattCTCGCCCCCTCCACTTCAGTCTGAGCTCTCGGACCAATGTAGTGATGAGTTTAGCCCAAGCCCCACTCACGACACTGACATAATGCCTGACGATGAGAGCTGCACTGATTCTCCATTGTCCCATTCCGAATCTTTCACCTTTACAGACTCGTATCCAAAGACCTATGCAGAATTTTATTATGAGTCCTACCCACAGTCAGAATCCATCACAGAATCCTACACAGAGCCCTACGCAAAATCCTACCCCCAGTCTTTCCCCGAACCCTTGAAATTAATTAATTATCCAGACTTAGACAGAGAGCTCCACATGAGATCTGAGGCCGACCCTGATGAGCCATATGCAGAACCCTACCCAGAGCCCTATAGTTGTAGACAGAGGGAGCATGTTTATAAGGGAGCTACAGACACTGAGCCACCCACTAATCCACAACCCCATGCCTCCTGGCCAGGTAGGGAGGTGGGGTTACCACAGACCAGCCCCCCTTGGCAGGGTCGCTCAGTTGGCTCAAGACTGCACCACTACGATGACACTACGTCTGATGGGGAGGGTGACAGCCTTAAAGAAAGCTCCAGCTCTCAAAGCCTGGGGCCACCTCCCAGGTATGTGCAGGGTGAAACCCAGGCAGAGTATCCCAGCTCTGGGCAGCCTAGTTTAGGCGAGTTACAGGATGAGCAGGCCAGGATGGAGCTCAGGCTTCCAGCGGAAGGCCTTTCAGAGGACAGTGTCAGAGGATCAGGGAATGCTATCTCTCTGGCCATCAGGGACATCCGAGAGGCCATAGAGGAGGTGAAGACTAAGACGGTGAGATCGCCCTACACTCCTGACCAGCCCATAGAGCCTGTGTGGGTGATGAGACAGGAAGTCAGTCCTACTGAAGAGGAGTATTCCCCACAGCAGCCACCGGGAGGCAACGTGAGT CCTGTCTCTCAGTCACCTTCACACTATACCCAAGTTCCAGCTCGCGACACAGTCCCAAACCCAGCCCAAGTTCTGGGGCAGGTCCCAGAGCCCGTCTGTCCTGTGAGGGCAGAGTCCTCCAGAACACACCAGGTACAGCACAGGGAGCATAGAGAGCAGAAGGAACCGCCTCGGCCTCCATCGATTGAGGAG ATCCGGCGGAGTATGCCCTTCTTTCCCTCATATGTGGAAG TCCCAGGGCCATGTGACCCAGAGGACCTGATCGATGGCATCATCTTTGCAGCCAGCTACCTGGGCTCCACCCACCTGCTGTCAGAGAGGACACCCACTAAGAGTGCCCGCATGCAGCAGGCCCAGGAGGCTATGAGCCGTGTCAGG ACCGCCCAAAAGCAAGCTAAACACAGAAAGAAG ACTGAGGATGAGGTTCCTTCCTCCACTGAAGTGGATCTCTTCATGTCTACACAGAGGATCAAAGTGCTGAACGTAGACACTCAG CAGGAGTCCATGATGGACCTGCCCCTGAGGACCATCTCCTACATTGCTGACATAGGCAACATGGTGGTGCTGATGGCCAGGGGGAAGATGGTGCGCTCCAGGAGCGCTCAGGAAAACTTGAACCAAACCACTGACCACTCTGACCACACCAACAGCCCTGCCCGTGACGACCTTCCCCAGTACAGGATGGTCTGCCACGTGTTTGAGTCAGaggat gCCCAACTCATAGCCCAGTCCATTGGCCAGGCATTCAGTGTGGCATATCAGGAGTTCCTGCGGGCCAATGGAATCGACCCAGAGGACTTGAGTCAGAGGGAGTACAGCGACCTGCTCAACACTCAGGACATGTACAACGATGACCTCATCCACTTCTCCAAGTCAGAGAACTGCAGAGAC GTTAACATCGAgaagcagaagggagagatgctGGGGGTGGTCATAGTGGAATCAGGCTGGGGCTCTATCCTGCCCACCGTCATCATTGCTAGCATGATGCATTCTGGGCCAGCAGAGAAGTCTGGTCGACTCAACATTGGTGACCAGATTATGACCATCAATGGAACAAGTCTGGTTGGACTGCCCCTCTGCACCTGCCAGAGTATCATTAAG GGTCTGAAGGCCCAGTGCAGGATCAAGTTGAACATCGTCAGGTGTCCCCCCGTCACCATGGTGCTGATCCGCAGACCAGACCTCAGATACCAGCTGGGCTTCAGCGTACAGAATGGGATT ATCTGCAGCCTGATGAGGGGTGGCATTGCTGAGAGAGGGGGGGTCCGCGTCGGTCATCGCATCATTGAGATCAACAGCCAGAGTGTGGTGGCCACGCCTCATGAGAAGATTGTTGACATCCTGTCTAATGCAGTGGGAGAG ATCCACATGAAGACTATGCCTGCAGCCATGTACCGTCTGCTGACTGCCCAGGAACAGCCAGTCTACATCTGA
- the LOC112220401 gene encoding amyloid-beta A4 precursor protein-binding family A member 1 isoform X2 yields MSHKQQGEQLGDAVGEEQKSPAAPRNRHPNGTAGGGGGEGVPVRRSWRPCQMLGQDGQDPYLHHHHHHHPSIPHQGSGRGPPRHHRRSPSGQGLSSQGEGVAMEPPRHTQPPRPGVARYRRQGEPRVRVHRRRQPPRDIQEIHDPPFPHHWSSDASLTEQSDMTGPATMKQQHLMHSPQPHHTQDSGAPDLTAGTLTPTHHTPCPPAPDIPPQELLPPLTNRDSPQPQEDEEKEEEGCSSSITQSVSAQSGSDIQTDLEWNQEQGGHGQGDLKDTSLGEEDKRERDLGEDNQEDGTNGHCSDTDSAASLSMEAPSLSPPPRQSPPTSPSPFSPPPLQSELSDQCSDEFSPSPTHDTDIMPDDESCTDSPLSHSESFTFTDSYPKTYAEFYYESYPQSESITESYTEPYAKSYPQSFPEPLKLINYPDLDRELHMRSEADPDEPYAEPYPEPYSCRQREHVYKGATDTEPPTNPQPHASWPGREVGLPQTSPPWQGRSVGSRLHHYDDTTSDGEGDSLKESSSSQSLGPPPRYVQGETQAEYPSSGQPSLGELQDEQARMELRLPAEGLSEDSVRGSGNAISLAIRDIREAIEEVKTKTVRSPYTPDQPIEPVWVMRQEVSPTEEEYSPQQPPGGNVSPVSQSPSHYTQVPARDTVPNPAQVLGQVPEPVCPVRAESSRTHQVQHREHREQKEPPRPPSIEEIRRSMPFFPSYVEVPGPCDPEDLIDGIIFAASYLGSTHLLSERTPTKSARMQQAQEAMSRVRTAQKQAKHRKKTEDEVPSSTEVDLFMSTQRIKVLNVDTQESMMDLPLRTISYIADIGNMVVLMARGKMVRSRSAQENLNQTTDHSDHTNSPARDDLPQYRMVCHVFESEDAQLIAQSIGQAFSVAYQEFLRANGIDPEDLSQREYSDLLNTQDMYNDDLIHFSKSENCRDVNIEKQKGEMLGVVIVESGWGSILPTVIIASMMHSGPAEKSGRLNIGDQIMTINGTSLVGLPLCTCQSIIKGLKAQCRIKLNIVRCPPVTMVLIRRPDLRYQLGFSVQNGIICSLMRGGIAERGGVRVGHRIIEINSQSVVATPHEKIVDILSNAVGEIHMKTMPAAMYRLLTAQEQPVYI; encoded by the exons ATGAGCCACAAGCAGCAGGGGGAGCAGCTAGGTGATGCTGTGGGGGAGGAGCAGAAGTCTCCAGCTGCTCCCAGAAACAGGCATCCCAATGGCACAGcaggaggaggcggaggagaggGTGTCCCTGTCCGGAGAAGTTGGAGACCCTGCCAAATGCTCGGTCAGGACGGGCAGGATCCTTAtcttcatcaccaccaccatcatcatccctCTATTCCGCACCAAGGCTCGGGCCGCGGTCCCCCACGGCACCATAGGCGTTCACCCTCAGGGCAGGGCCTGTCCAGCCAGGGGGAGGGAGTGGCTATGGAGCCTCCTCGCCACACCCAGCCGCCCCGCCCTGGCGTGGCCCGCTACCGCCGCCAGGGGGAGCCCAGGGTCAGAGTTCACAGACGGAGACAGCCGCCGAGAGACATCCAAGAGATCCACGACCCGCCATTTCCACATCATTGGTCATCTGACGCTTCTCTGACTGAGCAGAGTGACATGACTGGTCCAGCAACAATGAAGCAGCAGCACCTCATGCACTCCCCTCAACCCCACCACACACAGGACAGTGGAGCACCTGACCTTACTGCTGGTACTCTTAcgccaacacaccacacaccatgtcccccTGCACCTGATATCCCCCCTCAAGAGCTGCTACCACCCCTTACCAACAGAGATTCTCCCCAGCCtcaggaggatgaggagaaggaggaggaagggtgcAGCTCATCCATAACTCAGTCTGTTAGTGCTCAGAGTGGATCTGACATCCAGACAGACCTAGAGTGGAACCAAGAGCAGGGGGGCCATGGACAAGGGGACCTAAAAGACACAAGTCTTGGAGAAGaggacaaaagagagagggatTTGGGAGAGGACAACCAGGAAGATGGAACAAATGGCCACTGTTCTGACACTGATAGTGCTGCCTCTCTAAGCATGGAGGCTCCGTCCCTGAGCCCACCTCCTCGCCAATCACCAcctacctctccatctccattCTCGCCCCCTCCACTTCAGTCTGAGCTCTCGGACCAATGTAGTGATGAGTTTAGCCCAAGCCCCACTCACGACACTGACATAATGCCTGACGATGAGAGCTGCACTGATTCTCCATTGTCCCATTCCGAATCTTTCACCTTTACAGACTCGTATCCAAAGACCTATGCAGAATTTTATTATGAGTCCTACCCACAGTCAGAATCCATCACAGAATCCTACACAGAGCCCTACGCAAAATCCTACCCCCAGTCTTTCCCCGAACCCTTGAAATTAATTAATTATCCAGACTTAGACAGAGAGCTCCACATGAGATCTGAGGCCGACCCTGATGAGCCATATGCAGAACCCTACCCAGAGCCCTATAGTTGTAGACAGAGGGAGCATGTTTATAAGGGAGCTACAGACACTGAGCCACCCACTAATCCACAACCCCATGCCTCCTGGCCAGGTAGGGAGGTGGGGTTACCACAGACCAGCCCCCCTTGGCAGGGTCGCTCAGTTGGCTCAAGACTGCACCACTACGATGACACTACGTCTGATGGGGAGGGTGACAGCCTTAAAGAAAGCTCCAGCTCTCAAAGCCTGGGGCCACCTCCCAGGTATGTGCAGGGTGAAACCCAGGCAGAGTATCCCAGCTCTGGGCAGCCTAGTTTAGGCGAGTTACAGGATGAGCAGGCCAGGATGGAGCTCAGGCTTCCAGCGGAAGGCCTTTCAGAGGACAGTGTCAGAGGATCAGGGAATGCTATCTCTCTGGCCATCAGGGACATCCGAGAGGCCATAGAGGAGGTGAAGACTAAGACGGTGAGATCGCCCTACACTCCTGACCAGCCCATAGAGCCTGTGTGGGTGATGAGACAGGAAGTCAGTCCTACTGAAGAGGAGTATTCCCCACAGCAGCCACCGGGAGGCAACGTGAGT CCTGTCTCTCAGTCACCTTCACACTATACCCAAGTTCCAGCTCGCGACACAGTCCCAAACCCAGCCCAAGTTCTGGGGCAGGTCCCAGAGCCCGTCTGTCCTGTGAGGGCAGAGTCCTCCAGAACACACCAGGTACAGCACAGGGAGCATAGAGAGCAGAAGGAACCGCCTCGGCCTCCATCGATTGAGGAG ATCCGGCGGAGTATGCCCTTCTTTCCCTCATATGTGGAAG TCCCAGGGCCATGTGACCCAGAGGACCTGATCGATGGCATCATCTTTGCAGCCAGCTACCTGGGCTCCACCCACCTGCTGTCAGAGAGGACACCCACTAAGAGTGCCCGCATGCAGCAGGCCCAGGAGGCTATGAGCCGTGTCAGG ACCGCCCAAAAGCAAGCTAAACACAGAAAGAAG ACTGAGGATGAGGTTCCTTCCTCCACTGAAGTGGATCTCTTCATGTCTACACAGAGGATCAAAGTGCTGAACGTAGACACTCAG GAGTCCATGATGGACCTGCCCCTGAGGACCATCTCCTACATTGCTGACATAGGCAACATGGTGGTGCTGATGGCCAGGGGGAAGATGGTGCGCTCCAGGAGCGCTCAGGAAAACTTGAACCAAACCACTGACCACTCTGACCACACCAACAGCCCTGCCCGTGACGACCTTCCCCAGTACAGGATGGTCTGCCACGTGTTTGAGTCAGaggat gCCCAACTCATAGCCCAGTCCATTGGCCAGGCATTCAGTGTGGCATATCAGGAGTTCCTGCGGGCCAATGGAATCGACCCAGAGGACTTGAGTCAGAGGGAGTACAGCGACCTGCTCAACACTCAGGACATGTACAACGATGACCTCATCCACTTCTCCAAGTCAGAGAACTGCAGAGAC GTTAACATCGAgaagcagaagggagagatgctGGGGGTGGTCATAGTGGAATCAGGCTGGGGCTCTATCCTGCCCACCGTCATCATTGCTAGCATGATGCATTCTGGGCCAGCAGAGAAGTCTGGTCGACTCAACATTGGTGACCAGATTATGACCATCAATGGAACAAGTCTGGTTGGACTGCCCCTCTGCACCTGCCAGAGTATCATTAAG GGTCTGAAGGCCCAGTGCAGGATCAAGTTGAACATCGTCAGGTGTCCCCCCGTCACCATGGTGCTGATCCGCAGACCAGACCTCAGATACCAGCTGGGCTTCAGCGTACAGAATGGGATT ATCTGCAGCCTGATGAGGGGTGGCATTGCTGAGAGAGGGGGGGTCCGCGTCGGTCATCGCATCATTGAGATCAACAGCCAGAGTGTGGTGGCCACGCCTCATGAGAAGATTGTTGACATCCTGTCTAATGCAGTGGGAGAG ATCCACATGAAGACTATGCCTGCAGCCATGTACCGTCTGCTGACTGCCCAGGAACAGCCAGTCTACATCTGA